The Sorangiineae bacterium MSr11367 genome window below encodes:
- a CDS encoding response regulator, giving the protein MGQPLHDERPRVLIVDDEKFIRDILADFLGMEGYVVRTAEDGAAALTELTAAPYDMVISDLKMPRMGGIELLDAIATTAPNALTVIMTGFGTVETAIDAMKRGAYDYILKPFKVEEVIHVVQRGLEKQRLSAENLRLREALSLYKVSEAIAASLSLDEVLATVGDTALHEIRGDLVSTWLEDGEGGYFERQRLTQADGPSPETAIDADMGQLSAQAFLDHFAHDSTLLEQGTRGSIFFAKEAEVPLKSLLAVPLRMKTRLLGWIAVASFTRTRKFDEGQRKLLSIVASRAAAAIENARLYEDLRATFQQTIEGLARAIDKMDRYTSGHSERVALYAVYLATRLGLPPDVVETVRQSALMHDIGKIGCVMNLNKPGKLTQDEYEIFKRHPGYGRDILDPIKFLHPLIPGVHLHHERWDGRGYPLRLKGNDVPLIARIIAVADTYDAMTSDRAYRRALPHEVAVNEIELCSGTQFDPEVAAVFCKHLDDYREERTSAGEKVPE; this is encoded by the coding sequence ATGGGTCAGCCTTTGCACGATGAGCGTCCGCGTGTGCTCATTGTCGACGACGAAAAATTCATTCGCGACATCCTCGCAGATTTTCTCGGCATGGAAGGATACGTGGTGCGAACGGCCGAGGATGGGGCTGCCGCTCTCACCGAGCTCACGGCCGCGCCGTACGACATGGTCATCAGCGATCTGAAGATGCCCCGCATGGGCGGCATCGAGCTGCTCGATGCAATCGCGACGACCGCACCCAATGCCCTTACCGTCATCATGACCGGCTTCGGCACGGTGGAAACCGCCATCGATGCGATGAAGCGGGGTGCGTACGACTACATTTTGAAGCCGTTCAAAGTGGAGGAGGTCATCCACGTCGTGCAGCGCGGCCTGGAGAAGCAAAGGCTCTCGGCCGAAAACCTGCGCCTGCGTGAAGCCCTCAGCCTCTACAAGGTGAGCGAGGCCATTGCGGCGAGCCTTTCGCTCGACGAGGTGCTGGCCACCGTGGGCGACACCGCCTTGCACGAGATCCGGGGCGATCTGGTGTCGACGTGGCTCGAGGACGGGGAGGGCGGCTACTTCGAGCGCCAGCGCCTCACGCAGGCCGATGGGCCCTCACCGGAGACGGCCATCGACGCGGACATGGGCCAGCTTTCGGCCCAGGCCTTCCTCGATCATTTCGCCCACGACTCCACGCTTCTGGAGCAGGGGACGCGCGGCAGCATCTTTTTCGCCAAGGAGGCGGAGGTGCCGCTCAAGTCGCTCTTGGCCGTGCCCTTGCGCATGAAAACGCGTCTTCTAGGCTGGATTGCGGTCGCCAGCTTCACGCGCACGCGCAAGTTCGACGAGGGACAGCGCAAGCTCCTCTCCATCGTGGCCTCGCGGGCCGCGGCCGCCATCGAGAACGCGCGCCTGTACGAGGATTTGCGGGCCACCTTCCAGCAGACCATCGAGGGGCTGGCCCGCGCCATCGACAAGATGGACCGGTACACCTCGGGCCACTCCGAGCGGGTCGCTCTGTATGCGGTGTATCTGGCCACACGGCTCGGCCTACCGCCGGATGTCGTCGAAACCGTGCGGCAGAGCGCGCTGATGCACGACATCGGCAAAATCGGCTGCGTGATGAACTTGAACAAGCCGGGCAAGCTCACCCAGGACGAGTACGAGATCTTCAAGCGCCACCCCGGCTACGGGCGGGACATTCTGGACCCCATCAAGTTCCTGCACCCGCTGATCCCGGGCGTGCACCTGCACCACGAGCGATGGGACGGGCGCGGCTATCCCCTTCGTTTGAAGGGAAATGACGTGCCGCTCATCGCGCGCATCATCGCCGTGGCCGACACGTACGACGCCATGACGAGCGATCGTGCCTACCGGCGCGCACTTCCCCACGAGGTCGCCGTGAACGAGATCGAGCTCTGTTCGGGCACGCAATTCGACCCGGAAGTGGCCGCTGTCTTCTGCAAGCACCTCGACGATTATCGCGAAGAACGCACCAGCGCCGGGGAGAAGGTGCCGGAATAG
- the guaB gene encoding IMP dehydrogenase, protein MLDDTLREALTFDDVLLLPAYSEILPKDADVRTRLTKKIELNIPLLSAAMDSVTEARTAIAMARQGGIGIIHKNLPPEHQAAEVERVKRAESGMVSKPVTVRPSQSLREVLAIMREHDISGVPVTEGDHPVGILTARDIRFERNLDQPVSALMTKELVTVPPGTPLDQAKQLLHQHRIEKLLVVDGGKLAGLITIKDILQANKNPLAIKDGRGRLLVGAAIGPGPDRKERAAALVAAGVDVLVIDTAHGHSRGVIDAVAETKKEFPDVQVIAGNVATAEATEALIGAGVDAVKVGIGPGSICTTRVVAGIGVPQVTAVADCSRVADRYDVPIISDGGVKFSGDVTKAIAAGASSVMIGSLFAGTDESPGDLVLLQGRSYKVYRGMGSLGAMRKGSRDRYGQSGTADEKLVPEGIEGRVPHRGSLASILYQLVGGLRSGMGYTGCRTIQELRKNTRFLRITSQGLRESHVHDVIVTEEAPNYRS, encoded by the coding sequence ATGCTGGACGATACCCTGCGCGAGGCTTTGACCTTCGACGACGTTCTCCTGCTCCCCGCCTACAGCGAGATTTTGCCGAAAGACGCCGACGTTCGGACGCGTCTGACGAAGAAGATCGAGCTCAATATCCCGCTGCTCAGCGCAGCGATGGATTCCGTGACCGAGGCCCGCACCGCCATCGCCATGGCGCGGCAAGGCGGCATCGGCATCATTCACAAGAACCTTCCGCCGGAGCATCAGGCCGCGGAGGTCGAACGGGTGAAGCGCGCCGAGAGCGGCATGGTCAGCAAGCCGGTCACGGTGCGGCCGTCGCAGTCGCTGCGCGAAGTGCTCGCCATCATGCGTGAGCACGACATTTCCGGCGTTCCGGTCACCGAGGGTGACCACCCGGTGGGCATTTTGACCGCGCGCGACATCCGCTTCGAGCGCAACCTCGACCAACCGGTGAGCGCGCTCATGACGAAGGAGCTCGTCACCGTCCCGCCGGGCACCCCGCTCGATCAGGCGAAACAGCTCCTGCACCAACACCGCATCGAGAAGCTTCTCGTGGTGGATGGCGGCAAGCTCGCCGGGCTCATCACGATTAAGGACATCCTCCAGGCGAACAAGAACCCGCTGGCCATCAAAGACGGCCGCGGTCGCCTGCTCGTGGGGGCCGCCATCGGACCGGGCCCCGATCGGAAGGAGCGCGCCGCGGCGCTGGTTGCGGCCGGCGTGGACGTGCTGGTGATCGACACCGCCCACGGGCACTCGCGCGGGGTCATCGACGCGGTGGCCGAGACGAAGAAGGAGTTCCCCGACGTGCAGGTCATCGCCGGCAACGTCGCGACCGCGGAGGCCACCGAGGCGCTCATCGGCGCGGGGGTGGACGCCGTGAAGGTGGGCATCGGCCCGGGCAGCATCTGCACCACGCGCGTGGTGGCGGGCATCGGTGTCCCGCAGGTCACCGCGGTGGCGGACTGCTCCCGCGTCGCCGATCGTTACGACGTGCCCATCATCTCGGACGGCGGCGTGAAGTTCTCGGGTGACGTCACCAAGGCCATCGCGGCCGGCGCCAGCTCGGTCATGATCGGGTCGCTCTTCGCGGGCACCGACGAATCGCCGGGCGATCTCGTGCTCCTGCAGGGCCGCAGCTACAAGGTGTACCGCGGCATGGGCTCCCTCGGCGCGATGCGCAAGGGTTCGCGCGATCGCTACGGGCAGTCGGGCACCGCGGACGAGAAACTCGTGCCCGAGGGCATCGAGGGGCGCGTTCCGCACCGCGGCTCGCTCGCGTCCATCCTGTACCAGCTCGTCGGCGGCTTGCGCAGCGGCATGGGCTACACGGGCTGCCGCACCATCCAGGAGCTGCGCAAGAACACGCGCTTCCTTCGCATCACGTCGCAGGGCTTGCGCGAGAGCCACGTGCACGACGTAATCGTGACCGAGGAGGCTCCGAATTACCGCAGCTAG
- a CDS encoding ABC transporter ATP-binding protein/permease, which produces MRSSFEHTPKALGLVFRSSPVGTLGIGALTVMNAVLPLAIAYVGKRIVDAVVARDAQVTWHWVLTELGFVAALAGSTQALSLVRRIVGARLGLDINVAILEKATTLELRHFEDPEFYDRLTKARREASSRPLSVITRAFQMLQSVISLFGYAALLLRFSGWAVAALLLAAIPATVAEMRFSTQAFRLRNWRSPESRKLMYLEYVLSNDEHAKEVKLFGLGSHLLTRYRDIGELFYREDTDLSKRAAKWAYLLSMLATLTFYGCYASMALSAVRGTLTLGDLTLGMVAFRQGQQAFQSLLGAFGGMVEDNLYMSNLFAYLAPLSPVNVSAPMPVPALPVAERGIHFDNVGFRYPGREEWALRHVNVVIPARQSLALVGQNGAGKTTFIKLLTRLYQPTEGRILLDGKDLREWDESDLRRRIGVVFQDFAQYQFTARENVGLGSIDDLEDVDQVGRAVHKGGAEAVVASLKQGLETPLGRWFADGVELSGGQWQKIALARAFMREGADILVLDEPTAALDAEAEHAVFERFRELTRDKTSILISHRFPTVRMADRILVIEHGQVVEEGTHEALLVRNGRYAHLFSLQAQGYL; this is translated from the coding sequence TTGCGGAGCAGTTTCGAACATACGCCGAAGGCGTTGGGGCTCGTCTTCCGCTCGTCGCCGGTGGGCACGCTGGGAATCGGCGCGCTCACCGTCATGAATGCGGTGTTGCCGCTGGCCATCGCCTACGTGGGCAAGCGCATCGTCGACGCCGTGGTCGCGCGCGATGCGCAGGTGACCTGGCATTGGGTGCTCACGGAGCTCGGGTTCGTGGCCGCACTGGCCGGGTCGACGCAGGCTTTGAGCTTGGTGCGGCGCATCGTGGGCGCGCGTCTGGGATTGGACATCAACGTGGCCATCCTGGAGAAGGCGACGACCTTGGAGTTGCGCCACTTCGAGGATCCCGAGTTCTACGATCGGCTGACCAAGGCCCGCCGCGAGGCCTCGTCGCGGCCTTTGTCGGTCATCACGCGCGCGTTTCAAATGCTGCAAAGCGTGATTTCGCTCTTTGGATATGCGGCGTTGCTGCTGCGGTTCAGCGGGTGGGCGGTGGCGGCGCTGCTTCTCGCGGCCATTCCCGCAACGGTGGCCGAAATGCGCTTTTCGACGCAGGCCTTCCGCCTGCGCAATTGGCGTTCGCCCGAATCGCGAAAGCTCATGTACTTGGAATACGTCCTTTCCAACGACGAGCACGCAAAAGAGGTAAAGCTTTTCGGTTTGGGCTCGCACCTTTTGACGCGCTACCGCGACATCGGTGAGCTCTTCTACCGCGAAGACACCGATCTCTCGAAGCGCGCGGCCAAGTGGGCTTACCTCCTTTCCATGCTGGCCACGCTGACCTTTTATGGTTGCTACGCGTCGATGGCCCTTTCCGCGGTGCGCGGCACGCTCACCCTGGGCGATCTCACCTTGGGCATGGTGGCCTTTCGTCAGGGGCAGCAAGCGTTTCAGTCGCTGCTCGGCGCCTTCGGCGGAATGGTCGAGGACAACCTGTACATGTCCAACCTCTTCGCCTACCTCGCGCCCCTCTCTCCCGTAAACGTGTCCGCGCCCATGCCCGTGCCCGCGCTCCCCGTAGCCGAGCGCGGCATCCACTTCGACAACGTCGGCTTCCGCTACCCGGGCCGCGAAGAATGGGCGCTCCGGCACGTGAACGTCGTCATCCCCGCGCGGCAAAGCCTGGCCCTCGTTGGCCAAAACGGTGCGGGCAAGACCACGTTCATCAAGCTCCTCACACGCCTTTACCAGCCCACCGAAGGGCGCATCCTGCTCGACGGCAAAGACCTCCGCGAGTGGGACGAATCGGATCTGCGCCGGCGCATCGGCGTCGTCTTTCAGGACTTTGCGCAATACCAATTCACCGCCCGCGAGAACGTCGGCCTGGGCAGCATCGATGACCTCGAGGACGTCGACCAAGTCGGCCGCGCCGTTCACAAAGGCGGGGCCGAGGCCGTGGTCGCAAGCCTCAAACAAGGCTTGGAAACGCCCCTCGGGCGATGGTTCGCGGACGGCGTCGAACTCTCTGGCGGCCAATGGCAAAAGATCGCACTGGCGCGCGCCTTCATGCGCGAAGGCGCCGACATCCTCGTACTCGACGAGCCCACCGCCGCGCTCGATGCCGAGGCCGAGCACGCGGTCTTCGAGCGCTTTCGCGAGCTTACCCGCGACAAGACGAGCATCCTCATCTCGCACCGTTTCCCCACGGTGCGCATGGCCGATCGCATCTTGGTCATCGAACACGGCCAGGTCGTCGAAGAGGGGACCCACGAGGCGCTGCTCGTGCGGAATGGCCGCTACGCGCACCTCTTCTCGCTGCAGGCGCAAGGCTACCTCTGA
- the lipB gene encoding lipoyl(octanoyl) transferase LipB, with protein sequence MLKSNAVRTIDAHWLGRIRYAEAHALQQELVQQRIAGTIGDTLLLLEHAPVITLGRGAKANNVLLDAAARANLGIDFHETGRGGDVTYHGPGQLVAYPIFDLKPDRCDVRRYVRDLGQIMIRLAADFGLAAHMLDGKYIGVWVDLEHPEAWDGQPETKGVFPGKIGAIGVRLSRWVTMHGFAFNASTDLRAFQLIVPCGITEYGVASLEALDRDAPPVSELAKMVLPHVEAVFDANVRLKDSAPWWPRAERSQMESPASTA encoded by the coding sequence ATGCTAAAGTCCAACGCCGTGCGAACCATCGATGCCCATTGGCTGGGAAGAATCCGTTACGCCGAGGCGCATGCGCTGCAGCAGGAGCTCGTGCAGCAGCGCATCGCCGGCACCATCGGCGACACGTTGCTCTTGCTCGAACATGCGCCGGTCATCACCTTGGGCCGGGGCGCCAAAGCGAACAACGTGTTGCTCGATGCCGCCGCGCGCGCAAACCTCGGCATCGACTTCCACGAGACGGGCCGCGGCGGCGACGTGACGTACCACGGCCCCGGCCAGCTCGTGGCGTACCCGATTTTCGATTTGAAGCCGGACCGTTGCGACGTACGCCGCTACGTGCGCGATCTCGGGCAGATCATGATCCGCCTCGCCGCGGACTTCGGCCTCGCGGCGCACATGCTCGACGGCAAATACATCGGCGTGTGGGTCGACTTGGAACACCCCGAGGCATGGGACGGCCAACCGGAGACCAAGGGCGTCTTCCCGGGGAAGATCGGCGCCATCGGCGTGCGGCTCTCGCGATGGGTCACCATGCACGGCTTCGCCTTCAATGCGTCGACCGATCTGCGCGCGTTTCAGCTCATCGTGCCGTGCGGCATCACGGAGTACGGCGTCGCCTCGCTCGAAGCACTCGATCGCGATGCGCCGCCGGTGTCCGAGCTGGCCAAGATGGTACTCCCCCACGTCGAGGCGGTGTTCGACGCGAACGTTCGCCTCAAGGACTCGGCGCCTTGGTGGCCACGAGCAGAACGTTCGCAAATGGAGTCCCCTGCCAGCACGGCGTGA
- a CDS encoding DUF2062 domain-containing protein, which yields MSTAEVRATSWKETFRAAWKRLRGGELTPARAAASVAVGLAIGVTPLYGAHFFLVVGVCVPLRLDVPVAYLAANISLPFIAPFLTFAEIEIGARLLDGAFLPLTSREAMLAHGTKRFLKEIAVGTLFFAPAMAALGGALTYVIASARRKRSAFDEVVDRVAERYARGRRFTRGYVTSKMTHDPVVRAVLDLAKAGGFGAVADVGCGRGQLGIALLESKGASSVGGVDWDAAKIAEATKASEGLAATFAVGDLREAPREACDTALLIDVLHYFTEEEQDALLTRVAGLARSRIVIRDLDPDRGWRSQVTRLQETITTGLRVNRGARLCIRPISAATRVLEAHGFRTEITPCWQGTPFANVLLVATKAPSP from the coding sequence GTGAGTACGGCGGAAGTTCGAGCGACGTCGTGGAAGGAGACCTTCCGCGCGGCATGGAAGCGTCTCCGCGGTGGCGAGCTGACCCCTGCCCGCGCGGCCGCCAGTGTGGCCGTGGGGCTCGCCATCGGCGTGACGCCACTCTACGGGGCGCACTTCTTTCTCGTGGTGGGCGTGTGCGTGCCGTTGCGGCTCGACGTGCCGGTCGCGTACTTGGCGGCGAACATTTCGCTGCCGTTCATCGCGCCGTTTCTCACCTTTGCGGAAATCGAGATCGGCGCGCGCCTCCTCGACGGGGCCTTCCTGCCGCTGACCTCGCGCGAGGCGATGCTCGCCCACGGGACGAAGCGGTTCCTGAAGGAGATCGCCGTGGGAACTTTGTTCTTCGCGCCGGCGATGGCGGCGCTCGGTGGAGCCCTGACGTACGTGATTGCCTCGGCCCGACGGAAACGCAGCGCGTTCGACGAGGTGGTGGATCGCGTGGCCGAGCGCTATGCGCGCGGCCGGAGGTTCACGCGCGGGTACGTGACGTCGAAGATGACGCACGATCCGGTGGTGCGGGCGGTGCTGGATTTGGCCAAAGCGGGAGGCTTTGGTGCGGTGGCGGACGTCGGCTGCGGGCGCGGGCAGCTGGGCATTGCGCTGCTCGAGTCGAAGGGCGCGTCCAGCGTCGGCGGCGTCGATTGGGACGCGGCGAAAATCGCGGAGGCGACCAAGGCGAGCGAAGGGCTGGCTGCGACGTTCGCGGTGGGCGATCTGCGCGAGGCACCGCGGGAGGCGTGCGACACGGCGCTGCTCATCGACGTGCTGCACTACTTCACCGAGGAAGAGCAGGATGCGCTCTTGACCCGCGTGGCGGGGCTTGCGCGCTCACGCATCGTCATCCGCGATCTGGATCCGGATCGCGGCTGGCGCAGTCAGGTGACGCGGCTGCAAGAGACCATCACGACGGGCTTGCGCGTCAACCGCGGGGCGAGGCTCTGCATTCGCCCCATCTCCGCCGCGACGCGCGTGCTCGAGGCCCACGGATTCCGCACGGAGATCACGCCGTGCTGGCAGGGGACTCCATTTGCGAACGTTCTGCTCGTGGCCACCAAGGCGCCGAGTCCTTGA
- a CDS encoding tetratricopeptide repeat protein, whose translation MDERLKQVLLLGREHYAKRDFEKAEELLREVLSASEDRFADVHDMLGVICHSRGNYVQAERHFERALSINPAYTEAALNLAVTYNDRGKYDAAREVYTRIKGSPMGTVQTLDPFARGKLANMHADLAQAYADLGLTREAIGELEKGVTLCPTFADLRTRLGNMLHHENDLEAARVQYEAAVGARPEYVPARVKLGVTLLALGLPNDAEDAWQRALAIEPDNAQAKMYLRMLQQTRSKESLRAMPVAKKAPGSG comes from the coding sequence ATGGATGAACGCCTCAAGCAGGTCCTGCTCCTCGGCCGTGAACACTACGCAAAACGTGACTTCGAGAAGGCCGAAGAGCTGTTGCGTGAAGTGCTCAGCGCCTCGGAAGATCGCTTCGCCGATGTGCACGACATGCTGGGCGTGATTTGCCATTCGCGCGGTAACTACGTGCAAGCCGAACGGCATTTCGAGCGAGCTCTCTCGATCAACCCCGCGTACACGGAGGCCGCGCTGAACCTCGCTGTGACCTACAACGATCGCGGCAAGTACGACGCGGCCCGCGAGGTGTACACGCGCATCAAGGGCAGCCCGATGGGCACGGTGCAGACGCTCGATCCGTTCGCCCGCGGCAAGCTCGCCAACATGCACGCCGACCTCGCGCAGGCGTACGCCGACTTGGGGCTCACACGCGAAGCCATCGGCGAGCTCGAAAAAGGTGTGACCTTGTGCCCCACGTTCGCGGATCTCCGCACGCGGCTCGGCAACATGTTGCACCACGAGAACGATCTCGAGGCGGCGCGCGTGCAGTACGAGGCCGCGGTGGGTGCACGCCCCGAGTACGTCCCCGCGCGGGTGAAGCTCGGCGTGACGCTGTTGGCGCTCGGGCTACCGAACGACGCCGAAGACGCGTGGCAACGAGCGCTGGCCATCGAACCGGACAACGCGCAAGCAAAGATGTACCTGCGCATGTTGCAGCAAACGCGCTCGAAGGAGTCGCTCCGGGCGATGCCTGTCGCGAAGAAGGCGCCCGGGAGCGGCTGA
- a CDS encoding peptidoglycan DD-metalloendopeptidase family protein → MEDVQKPEEDGANVPVAPDAPEAAEVEGAGVSHGDANEPDAANGSSDNGLADAEPSDENGHASHEAEGGEEDAAPAPSPRLERVQPPRRRFRFDKPMLAAIVGLVLIAAYFIFVAPFRSKAPVPSASLATGSASPSASPSAAAPEATVSSPTSQRPNTPHEPQWRIAKLAQDKSIEIVEAAVGKRPLVTALAASGVNRNEAQRIFNSFRNVRNFNRALPKHTFIVARKKGKTHVLAFEYVESPSQIWQARESELGVLEGKKLELAVEEKHVTAGFPVEGDLRESVKKAGFDPSLLESLDDALDGHAELAEVRPGARLRVIATEERIDGAFTRYTDINAVEYFPAPSGKAGAEPAAPIRVYHYVNDRRARGYYDAAGKRPYRGGWRAPLPGSRISSRFNPKRKHPTLHIVIPHNGVDFAAPSGTPVYASADGVVKHAGDGGPCGNMVQIEHKNGLISSYCHLSRFAAGLHAGENVDARQLVGYVGQTGRATGPHLHFAVKRRGAFIDPLSLKLDGVRVLPSFARAEFDEERKRLDTELDGIGLPAGAEPPPAAADAGAPKPDETEEILDDMEAH, encoded by the coding sequence GTGGAGGACGTTCAGAAGCCCGAGGAGGATGGAGCCAATGTGCCCGTCGCTCCGGATGCGCCCGAAGCAGCTGAGGTCGAGGGCGCGGGCGTGAGCCATGGCGATGCGAACGAGCCCGACGCTGCGAATGGTTCGAGCGACAACGGGCTCGCCGACGCCGAACCCTCGGACGAGAACGGCCACGCATCGCACGAGGCCGAAGGCGGCGAGGAAGATGCTGCCCCGGCACCGTCCCCGCGGCTCGAGCGTGTTCAGCCTCCTCGACGACGGTTCCGCTTCGACAAGCCCATGCTGGCGGCCATCGTCGGCCTCGTGCTCATCGCCGCCTACTTCATCTTCGTGGCACCGTTCCGGTCGAAGGCACCGGTTCCGAGCGCCAGCCTCGCCACGGGCTCCGCATCGCCGTCGGCGTCGCCCAGTGCCGCGGCGCCCGAAGCGACCGTGAGCTCGCCCACGTCGCAGCGGCCCAACACCCCGCACGAACCGCAGTGGCGCATCGCGAAGCTTGCGCAGGACAAGTCGATCGAGATCGTCGAAGCCGCCGTCGGCAAGCGACCGCTCGTCACGGCGCTCGCCGCATCGGGCGTGAACCGCAACGAGGCGCAACGCATCTTCAACTCGTTCCGCAACGTGCGAAACTTCAACCGCGCGCTGCCGAAGCACACGTTCATCGTCGCCCGCAAAAAGGGCAAGACCCACGTGCTGGCCTTCGAGTACGTCGAGTCGCCTTCGCAGATCTGGCAGGCCCGCGAGAGCGAGTTGGGCGTGCTCGAAGGCAAGAAGCTCGAGCTCGCGGTCGAAGAGAAACACGTGACGGCGGGCTTTCCCGTCGAGGGCGATCTGCGCGAGTCGGTGAAGAAGGCTGGGTTCGATCCCTCGTTGCTCGAGTCCCTCGACGATGCACTCGACGGCCACGCGGAGCTCGCGGAGGTGCGCCCCGGCGCGCGCTTGCGCGTCATCGCCACCGAGGAGCGCATCGACGGCGCCTTCACGCGCTACACGGACATCAACGCCGTCGAGTACTTTCCCGCGCCCTCCGGCAAGGCGGGCGCCGAACCGGCTGCGCCCATACGCGTCTACCACTACGTGAACGATCGCCGCGCGCGCGGCTACTACGATGCCGCGGGCAAGCGTCCCTACCGCGGTGGATGGCGTGCTCCGTTGCCCGGCTCGCGCATCTCCTCGCGCTTCAACCCGAAGCGAAAGCACCCGACGCTGCACATCGTCATCCCGCACAATGGCGTCGACTTCGCCGCACCCTCGGGCACCCCCGTTTATGCGAGCGCCGACGGCGTCGTGAAGCACGCGGGCGATGGCGGTCCGTGCGGCAACATGGTGCAGATCGAGCACAAGAACGGCCTCATTTCCTCGTACTGCCATCTCTCGCGCTTCGCCGCAGGCCTTCACGCGGGGGAGAACGTCGACGCCCGTCAGCTCGTCGGCTACGTCGGCCAGACGGGCCGCGCGACTGGGCCGCACCTCCATTTTGCCGTCAAGCGCCGCGGGGCCTTCATCGATCCCTTGTCGCTCAAGCTCGACGGGGTCCGCGTCCTTCCGAGCTTCGCGCGCGCCGAGTTCGACGAGGAGCGCAAGCGCCTCGACACCGAACTGGACGGAATCGGTCTCCCCGCCGGGGCCGAGCCGCCGCCGGCCGCCGCCGACGCGGGTGCTCCGAAGCCCGACGAGACGGAAGAGATCCTCGACGACATGGAAGCGCACTAG